The sequence TGCGGGAAAAAGTTCCTGTCAAGAataataaatttcaagaaaaatttatcaccttttctttaataaattaatATCTAATAAATAAAAGCTATATTTAAAAGTTAAATAAGGAATTAGATATTATTTTTCCTCGAAGAGtttctttatatatgcataaagatattcaataaaaaaatttggACGCATTTGATCCCTGATAGATCAGGTCATAGTCGCACTAAGGATGAAACACATAATATTTCACAGCACTTACATTTTCATTTATACAAATCAATGACCAGCCTTTTTTGGCATTTGTCGTCTCAATGTCCAAAGTCATCATTTTTCCATCAAAGAGCCGAAAATCAACTCGGAATTCTCGCCCATGTCCGTTCCACAATGCCACAAACACGGAATCACCCACAGGAAGGTCGATATATTCTGCAGAGCCTTTACTCATCACTGCCACAGCATCTGAAGGAGATATGCCGTAATTATGGCAACCAGCAACAAGGAACTGTCAGTTTAGTATTCTTAAGTAGTCTCGACGCGGTGGACACAACAAAGGTGATGGAAATGAAGAGTGGGATTTATATATTACGTCTGAGGTGATGATTCAAAGACTATGAGCATCATAAAATACAGTCACCAGACTTAAGTgtgattttaaaatcaatattgcCCTTGGTATTACTTGTTTCATAAATGGGACAATCGAGTTTGATGATTATTCCCAGTGGTTTGTACGAAAAGTTAATATATCGCCAGTTTGCTAATGAGGTTTTATGAATTTCCATTATAGAACAATCTATTTAACAACACTTAGAATACATCAATGCAGAtctaaaatttgttatatttatccCGAAAAATTGTTGTCCTAAAAAGCGTGTTTCCTTACTGTCGACCAAAGGAAGAGGGAATATTTGCCACGAGACCTTAGCCACGCTGGATACCGTTAAAGTTCTTTCACTTGGCAGATTGTCGTTTACTGGAATCTTATATTCCGTCCCGTCGTAAGGCCTCCTCATGAGCTAGAGAAATAAGTTATCTTTTTTGAATAAGGTTATTGATTATAAGATGTCTAACACTGAGTAGAGAATGCATTGCTGGTAAAAATGGGAAATAAATCCATTTGTATGTCAATATGTAACAATATCTTGCTTTCCATTACAATAATGAGCAAAGACTCACCTCCTTTGATATTATGAGTAGTGGCTCCCAGTGTATTTCAAAATAAGGTAAATTACGTACAGCACGATGTAATACTTCCTGATTTACAGCGAATGTGTAATTGACAAAAGAGTGTATGAGTGTAGGTCTCATGGCGACAACTAAGGCTTCAAGTTTTGACAAAACAACAGTCGTTGTATTTCCACCGTCAGTTCCCATAATAGCTGCAAAACAAGAAAAACACTATTAAACCAATTGAATCAAACCTTGcatgctattttatatatatatatatatatatatatatatatatatatatatatatatatatatatatatatatgtgtgtatgtgtgtgtgtttatatatataatgtatatatatatatatatatgtgtatatatatatatatatatatatatatatatatatatttatatatatatatatatatatatatatatatatatatatatttatatatatatatatatatatatatatatatatatttgtgtgtttatacacacacatatatataagaaaaacacacatatatatatatatatatatatatatatatgtatatataccaaacatatatatatatatatatatatatatatatatatatatatatatatatatgtatgtatacatatatatgtatatgtatatgtatatatatatatatatatatatatatatatatatatatacatatatatgtatatgtatatatatatatatatatatatatatatatacatatatatatgtacagtatatacatatatatatatatatatatatatatatatatgtgtgtgtgtgtgtgtgtgtgtgtgtgtatgtatgcatatatataaatatatttatatatatatatatatatatatatatatatatatatatatatatatatatatatatatataagtatggagacaggagcaactactcagggataaacatattggagaagggagacgcgttctgtctttcatcc is a genomic window of Palaemon carinicauda isolate YSFRI2023 chromosome 39, ASM3689809v2, whole genome shotgun sequence containing:
- the LOC137630838 gene encoding uncharacterized protein, with translation MDTNIIFHLFLVYSYLSVASSQSAIMGTDGGNTTTVVLSKLEALVVAMRPTLIHSFVNYTFAVNQEVLHRAVRNLPYFEIHWEPLLIISKELMRRPYDGTEYKIPVNDNLPSERTLTVSSVAKVSWQIFPLPLVDNAVAVMSKGSAEYIDLPVGDSVFVALWNGHGREFRVDFRLFDGKMMTLDIETTNAKKGWSLICINENYLVYEGQYYWAKGRRLWMFVFEQIHYQVFAMPLEPKDTGNDDEKDTKNSETPVGNENKSVSETVLAVIIAVLVTSVVLVALYSGYRIILRKRNERMQRGTARTNMDFENSLYGVVILR